The Sorangiineae bacterium MSr11367 genome window below encodes:
- a CDS encoding cytochrome c biogenesis protein has protein sequence MKKSAREKEVTANIVFMALLGTATLLFIGAIHAVFLFAPIEKTMGIVQKIFYFHVPSAYSMYIGAAACFFGSAAYLIRPTDARDALARAGAEMAVVFGAIVLTTGPLWAAKAWGYYWTWDPRLTTSLLSVLIYVAYLVLRAFTGDGEGERRFAAALGILGAANLPIIHFSVQKWSGQHPAVITGKGGGLDPDMRTTLLLAFLAFTVFAIALLWARVRLEVAKSRLARAEEDAIDLGLDDRHDSDSEEVPPRHARTDA, from the coding sequence ATGAAGAAATCCGCGCGCGAAAAAGAGGTGACGGCGAACATCGTCTTCATGGCCCTCTTGGGGACGGCGACGCTGCTCTTCATCGGCGCCATCCACGCCGTCTTCCTGTTCGCCCCCATCGAGAAGACGATGGGCATCGTCCAGAAGATCTTCTACTTCCACGTCCCCAGCGCGTATTCGATGTACATCGGCGCCGCGGCGTGCTTCTTCGGGTCGGCGGCTTACCTGATTCGCCCGACGGACGCGCGCGATGCCTTGGCCCGCGCCGGTGCCGAGATGGCCGTGGTGTTCGGCGCCATCGTCCTCACCACCGGCCCGCTCTGGGCGGCCAAGGCCTGGGGCTATTATTGGACGTGGGATCCGCGGCTGACGACGTCGCTCCTGTCCGTCCTTATTTACGTGGCATACCTGGTCCTTCGCGCCTTCACCGGTGACGGCGAAGGCGAGCGCCGGTTTGCCGCCGCACTCGGCATTTTGGGCGCCGCCAATCTGCCCATCATCCATTTCAGCGTTCAAAAATGGAGCGGGCAACACCCGGCGGTCATCACCGGCAAGGGCGGCGGGTTGGACCCCGACATGCGCACCACGCTGCTCCTCGCCTTCCTCGCCTTCACCGTATTTGCGATTGCCCTGCTCTGGGCGCGCGTTCGGCTCGAGGTGGCGAAAAGCCGTCTCGCCCGCGCCGAGGAAGACGCCATCGACCTCGGTCTCGACGACCGTCACGATTCCGACTCCGAAGAAGTGCCTCCCCGCCACGCTAGGACCGACGCATGA